CCAGAAAAGAAATCCAACATAACATCATAAAGATCCTCAACAATAATATCCCAGCAGTGATGAAAACATTTCCTAGATAAGCCATCCGGACCAGGTGAGCTACTACTACTCATAGAGAATACCACTTGTTTTACTTCATTTATAGTTGGAATGGCCTCCAATGCCAGGTTGTCATCTTCACCTATCACTCTGGGAAGCCTCCTGAGCATAGAAAAATCTCTACATATAGTCTCTTGTGCAAATTGTTGTTCAAAAAAGGCAACAGCTTCAGTAACTATGTCATCCTTATTTTCAATCCATGTGCCATCCTGTTTTTTAATTCTTGTTAACTGTAGCTTTTTCCTTCTGGAGTTGATAACATAATGAAAGAACCTTGTGTTATTATCCCCCTCTGAATACCACTTCAATCCAGCTTTTTTCCTCCAAAAGGATTCTTCTTTTTTAAAGTGCCTAATAAGCTGAGCATTTACATTGTTGTACTCCATCCTATTACACTCTGAGTTATCATTCAAACATCTATCCTCAAGCTCTGCAAGTCTATTTTGTATTTCCTTGGTTTTGTCAAAAATATTCACAATAGTATTTCTAGACCAGGAGGAGAGACACTTACAAACATTCATAAGCTTGAGATGAAATTTTCACATAGGACCTCCTTCGACCTGTATCTGCCAAGCTTGTTCAACGACTTTTAAGAAGTCCTCTTGTTCAGTCCAAAAATCTAAGAATCTGAAATATTTCTTAGGCTCCTATTGAGTGTTGGCCGTAGAAATAAGCAGTGGGGCACGATCAGAGCCAGTTCTGACCAAAAGAACAACTGAAGTATCATAAAATTTTTGCAACCATTTAGAGTTTACTAATGCCCTATCCAATCTTGCCCATATCCTCTTACTAGGTGCCCACCCATTACACCAGGTGAAGGGGTTACCATAGTAGCCAAGGTCCATCAAACCACTGCCTACTATACAATTAATGAAAGGAAGGCTTTTACACATACTATAAATTCTACTCCCCTTCTTCTCCTCAGGCTCCACGATAGAATTAAAGTCGCCAGCGACCATCCACGGTGAAGTCATATCATCAGAAAAAGATAGGATATCATCCCACAGTGATTCCCTGATATGAGCCTTATAGTTGACATATACCAAAGTGATGAATAATGTTACCCCATTGCTGTTGATTGAACAATCAATATATTGAGGCATGTCATCAATAACTGTACAATTAACAATATTATCACCAAAAACCCAAATTTTATTACTACAGTTAGCAAATGCAAAGTCAAATCCCAGTCCTCTCCTAAACTTCTCCAGTTTGGAACTGTTGCAGAAAGGTTCCATGATGGCGATAAACAATAGATTGTGTGATCTTTTGAGTTGCTTGAGTCCGTCTAAGGCGCCTTGTGACGTGATGCCCCTAATATTCCAAATAAGAGACTTAATCATTAAAATGATAATGATTGATCATCTTTGTTCTGTGAGTATCTCACAACAGGAATACCTTTGCCTCTCTTGTTTCCTCTATCGCCCCTATATGATAAACCACCCCTTTTTGATTCAAAACCTCTAGGCGAGAGATGGTGCTTATCAGATATTTCCCCAAATGCTTGAGCAATTTCATCTGATAGAGGTAGTTGAGTAGAGAAATCTTCAATCAATACATCATCCACATCATCATTGTTGGTGGATTTTGCATCCGTATTTTCATCACTGGACTCCGATTGATCTACAACACTTTCATAGTCATCTTCAGTGTCATTTATGATTGGATTATTTTCAGTTGTTTCTGATTCTTCCCCATCGGCTTCAAAATATGAATCTACATCATATTTATTTTCGAGCTCTACATCATTATTGCCTTCAGTATAAGCAATATCTATTGGTAGGGGATCATCCGGTGGAGGGTCATGTGGTACATAAAGGGTATGATGAGATTGTGATTTTACTGATTGCACTGAAGTAAGGTTTATTTGCTGGGTTGGACTATTTTGGATTGGTCTTGGGATGGTCTCGATTAGGGATGTTGGAGTTTGTTGCTTAGAAAGGGTGGAAATGGATATAGTAGGAGGGGTTTGGTGAGTTTCTGCTGAATAGCTAGGCTTGGGTGTAGTAGGTTGTTATTGGGAGCTTGTGGTTGGAAGAGTGTTTTGTTTTAAGCTTGGAACGGGTTGGTTAGTTGTGTTGATTTGTGACAATGATTGCTTGGAGGTTTGAGGAAGATAGGTTGTATGGTTACTCGGTTGTGCTTGCCAATGAACTCTTTTCTTTGATCTATTATGCTGCTTTGGTACTTGTTGGTTTTGTAAAATATAGTCAGAATGTTTTGCTTTATTCATCACCTATTTCTGAGTGTTCCCCTGATCCCTTAACTTGTTGGATTGGATGCTCTTCCTTCTGCAATTGCAAGTTGTGCTCTGTGAAGTTGCCTTCACATTGAGTTTGTTGCGATGATCCACTAACAATATTCTTCCCCTTTGATTGTTTATTCTTCTTCTTATTGTTTCTCTGTACTGTCCATTTATTATTGCTTACTTCTATAGTGGATGTACCCAAGACCCGAACCTCCTCATCTCTTTTCATAACTTGATCCTGAGCATCTTCATCCCTTTTCTTATTTCTGCAGGAAGATATATCATGACCTTGCATAGAAAAATATTGGTAGTATGAAGGATCACCTTCATATTCTATGTCTAACCAATATCCATCCTCCTCGTTAGTGCCTAATCTCTTGAACCCATCCAAATTTGATCTTGTTTGGGTTTTAAGAGATCAATTTCAACTTTAAGCTTGGCCATATTTCCTCTAGACTTAGAATAAGTGGCCATGTCTGGTGCCATAGCAGTGCCAACATAACTAACCATTCTTAAAAGAATATCCCATCTTAAAAGATGCCATGAAAGTTGATGAATTAGGATCCAGACCGGAGCAATTGAGGTTTTACATTCAGGGACAAAGTCAGGAGTCCATTTAATAATTTTCATAATATATGGACCGAGGGTAATGAAGGGTTTAAAGTAGACATGGTAGAAATCAGATTCATTGGTAAAGTCAATGTATACATGGCTAGGATCATAATAGGCTATTTTGACAGCACCTTTAAGGTGAATATGATTGATAAATAATTTTCTAACTTCTTCCGTGCTGGGTTTTCCTCTGATAAACTTTCCTACTATTGTGAACTTGCAATCCTCAGCTAGATTAGTAAAATAATCTTCAACAGAGAAGTAAACAGCAGGCTTACCCATATGAGTGCCATGATTAATTTCAACTAGTTGTTTACCGTTCGAATTATTGGAGAGGGAAGTTGAGACAGAGGCTGCGAAGGATGGTTTTCAGACTACATTAGGAGGCCTGACCTGAAACAGCAGGCTTTAGATTGTTGATTGTGCTGGATAATGGATTATTGATTCCCATGTTTTGTTCTGCATTTGGTTGGGCATTAGATTGAAGGTTTTGCAAGCCATTGGAGGCTCTATAGTGGCGAGaagaggggggggaggggggtcaaAATTCGAAGACACTTTCAGTGGTGGTGGTACAACCAAATTCTTTTGAACCTTGGGTGCTTCTTGCTCGTACTGTGAATTGTTGGCTAAATTTTGCGAATTTTGAATTGAGCTTTCAAGATGAAGCACATCTTGGGGTTGGAGAGTAGGGACCGTATTTTTGCTAGGATAAGAGGGGGATGATTGATATGTGGGGTTTGTTTGGATTGCAATCGGAAGGGTTGCAGTTTGGGGATTGAAAGTCGTTGGTGATGGAGCTATTGTGATTGAAGGGTTCAGAGGGTTAGATGTTGAATTTTGATTGGCTATTTGGGGCGGCGGGTCAGGTGGGGCTGGCAGTGGAACTGGCTTAGGAAGATCTGTTGATTGCATAGACAGGTTCTGTTTCAAGCTCTGATGTTGGGGCGGCATATAATTGGGgttacaattaaatttgtaaatattaatgagtTTTTTATTACATACAgtgttttaattttaaaaaacatTATTAGGTTCCCATGAATCCTTAGGTTACACTTAAAATCCACCACTGCTAATATAGGCTTGTACTTTCAGATTTATTCAATGCCAGACTGATGCAAACTTGCAAAGTTGTAGTAGTAAAAAGATTCTTATTTGGACGACATAATTTTTCTTTTTGCCTTCGCCCTTCAGTAAATTACAGGAGACGAAAGGGTCGCAATATCTTTTACCTACTATCTTTTGAAAAATGACCTTTCAAattaaccaaaaaaataaaacaacaagAACGTCCAATACTCGATTAGAGCAAGTTTTTGAAAGAACATTCTAGAACAGAATAAAACTATTTATAAATGATTATCATCCTAATAATATGTTTATCTTTTAAATACcttctcaaaaatttaatttcagaaaatttcacaaaATAAACTGTAAACGCCAAAATGAATCCAGAAAAAAGATAGAATTGGACATTACATGctttatttatttgaagaattaacccaaatagccgtccacttaactgcttaaactaaaaatagctggTATTaaatgtgtataattatgtataataaatgtatatgactaaaaaaaataaacaatgaaTATGACCGGTTATTTGTGTAAAGATATCTATTTATTTCATGTAAAAACTTAGTTGGAGTTGTGTCTTCTAATTAGTTGGAGCTGTGTCGTCTAAATTAGTTCCCATTTGTAATATTACTACTTAAACTCCCTTTCCTGCCTTCAATAAAAATCTACATCTTTATTcagtccaaaaaaaaaaaaaaatagaattggcCTTTAGACATATTTTTGGCAATTAGGCTATCCTTTGTTGAATGTTTGATTTCCCTATTACTAATTTCCCAAAAGGTGGGGAAATGTGACTTGTCGTTTATTTTGCTTATAAATATTGACGATTAGAAAAATATTAATAGTACAGTCACACCACTCTATAACAACATTCctatataacagtcattcactataaaaacaTAATTTTTCTCAGAACCGATTTTTTATGTTATAatttacctctctataacagcttTCTGCCTATAACAGCAACAACCATCTTTATGATAGTacgctctttgtaaaattacccCTCTATACAACCATGTAGATTTTTTaagattattattaataataattttaaatattttaatcaaatattttataactttaaTATAAAACTTATAATAGAAATATATATCTTGAAAATAATAGTACGTTCCATGAAAATATGcacactattattattattatatttttttgaaGATCTTCAAGTGATATTTTTCATTAGAAAAATGCCAAAAGATACTTAGAGTTTAAATGTTTGTACgtttagttatgaattttttaaatAATGTATTAGATTTCTttagcatttaattagtgaaaTATTCatatattttgagattttgaatttaaatatttttttacctttatatgtaatattaaaaaagaaagaaaaaatttaattttctgatattttttgtCTATAACAGTCAAAATATATTCAAACACCAAAGAGTGTTATATGTGTATAACATTCATTTATGGAACAAACAGACAAGTTTGAATGtataacatcttcacctcaattTTGAAGTATTGACGTGGTCTGGTCGTACCATGGAGCGGTAGGTGGCgtttatttgaaaaacaaaacatgcaagaaaattttcaaagaaacgtCAAATATTTTCGATGTTTACGAAAAAGTTAGAAAAAGCCAGTGGTGTTTGATTGATCTAAGGACCATTTGCCCATAGATTTTTCTTTAcaaatttattaaaaaatatatatctgtccatgaaaatttataagtttttagagatttttgaaaaataagttttTCAATTCAaagttttttgaattttttttcactCATAAAATTGCAATATTTTGTTaagtgaaatgcatgtccaaaaATATATAACTCGAGATCTAAAATGAATTTGAACATTTAGAAATATTATAATTCTTGAAATCTTGTTTCCAACGGTTTACTATTATTTAATGTTTTCTCTAAAAAGTTTTATAGTAGTAGTATTTTATCTAAGCGCAATAGCAGGGTGAAGTGCATTAGTATAAGAACAGCGCAACAGACTCCAAGAAAGCATATTAAATCATAGATACGAAAGATTTCCTACAAATAGGTTGGCTTCAACAACTCATAACGGACGACTTGCCAACCCTACAAAAGGGCTGGCTTAACCACTTTTAAGCCCGCtctttaaaatatattcataatttACATTGTATTTAATGATTAGCCAATTTATCACATTTCAGGACTAAGTATCCCGAATTTAAAAATCGGGACTTAGTGGCCTGAATTTTGAGgtgctaatttaaaattcaggactaAGCGTCATGAATTTAAGAGccgctaatttaaaattcagaacATAAGATTCAAACTTTTAGATATAATTTTTGAACTTTAGGGCACGATATCCTgaaacagcctctctgccttTTTAAAcgcaggggtaaggtctgcatacactctaccctccccagaccccacttgtgagactacactgggtatgttgttattgtagGACACGATGTCCTGAAATTTGAACTTTGAGGTTTAAACTTCAGAATATCGTGTCCTAAAATTTGAACga
The DNA window shown above is from Nicotiana tomentosiformis chromosome 8, ASM39032v3, whole genome shotgun sequence and carries:
- the LOC104094751 gene encoding uncharacterized protein, coding for MEPFCNSSKLEKFRRGLGFDFAFANCSNKIWVFGDNIVNCTVIDDMPQYIDCSINSNGVTLFITLVYVNYKAHIRESLWDDILSFSDDMTSPWMVAGDFNSIVEPEEKKGSRIYSMCKSLPFINCIVGSGLMDLGYYGNPFTWCNGWAPSKRIWARLDRALVNSKWLQKFYDTSVVLLVRTGSDRAPLLISTANTQ